GAAGGATTTATATAATGAGGAACTGTATATCTTACACCTTCAACTGCTTTCAGCTTAATGGTTTCTGCTTTGTTAAGCTGGCCTTTTAAATACTTGCTGGCATTTTTTCCTGCACTGTAACTTTCTAAGGTAACATTGTCTACTAAATCATGCACATGAAGCACGTTTCCGCAAGAGAAAATTCCTTCCACACTGGTTTGGAAATGATTATCAACGACCGCTCCTCCTGTTACAGGGGATAATTCTACGCCTACTTTTCTTGATAATTCATTTTCCGGAAGAAGACCAACAGAAAGCAGAAGCGTATCACAGGATATATATTCTTCTGTTTCTTTTATGGTTTTTCTGTTGCTGTCCACCTTAGCAATGGTAACCCCTTCTAGTCTTTCTTTTCCGTGAATATTCACGACCGTATGGCTAAGCTTTAAAGGAATATCATAATCATCAAGACATTGAACGATATTTCTCTTTAAGCCGCTGGAATAAGGAAGGAGTTCAACTACAGCTTTAACTTTAGCCCCCTCAAAGGTCATTCTCCTTGCCATAATAAGACCTATATCACCGGATCCAAGAACAACGACTTCCTTTCCTGGCATATAGTTTTTCATGTTAACGAATTTTTGTGCGGCACCAGCCGTCATAATGCCCGAACATCTGGTTCCGGGTATGGTTAATGCGCCTCTTGGTCTTTCTCTGCAACCCATGGCCAGGATAATTGCCTTAGCGTGAATCTCTAAAAGTCCTTCTTTAGGATTAATGGCATATATGGTTTTATCTTCAGTAATGTCTAATACCATTGTATCCAACTTATATTCTATAGACAATTCATTTACTTTATCAATAAATCTTTGAGCATATTCTGGTCCTGTAAGTTCTTCTTTAAAGGTATGGAGTCCAAAACCATTATGAATACATTGGTTTAATATTCCCCCGAGTTCATCTTCTCTTTCAAGTATGATCAGATTATCTATACCATCTTCCTTAGCTGCTACAGCAGCAGCAAGTCCTGCAGGACCTCCGCCTATAATCACCAAATCATAATTCATATCCCTTCCCCCTTCCTAAATAGACTCTTTGTTCGTACCAACGAGTATTTTTGATGCTTTTCCGAATTTCGTTATTTCGGTTGGAGGAATGTTTAATTCTGAATGTAAGAGTTCCATCGTTCTGGATATGCAAAAACCTGATTGACATCGCCCTGCACCGGCTCTGGTTCTTCTTTTAATACCATCTAAGTCTTTTGCACCCAGAGGTCTATTAATCGCATCCACTATTTCCCCTTCTGTAACAGATTCGCATCTGCAAACGATTCTTCCATATTCAGGTCTTTCTTTAATCACTTTCTTTTTCTCTTCAAGGGATAGATCATTAAATCGTGTTATTCCCTTACGTTTTGGATTAAAGTTTTCATTTGGCTGGGGTTTCAGTTTATCTTTAATAATGTCAGAAACCATGACTCCTATAAGAGGTGCACAAGTTAATCCGGGAGACTCAATACTGGATGCGTTAATAAATCCAGGAACATCCGGAGCTTCTCCTATAATAAAATCATCCTTTTCACTTCGAGCTCTTAATCCACTAAATGAGGTGATGATGCTGCCCTTTGGAAGAGATTTTACACTAAGGGAAGCTCTTTCCATTATATCATCTAATCCTTCCCGTGTAGTACTTACATCATCCTTATCTTCTATATCTACTGCATTAGGTCCTACCAGCAAGTTGCCATCAACTGTAGGCGTAACCAAAACCCCTTTTCCTAGTTTTGTAGGCAATTGGAATAAGGTCTTGTCTGTTAAATTTCCTACATATTTATCAAAGAGATTGTATTCTCCTTTTCTAGGTATAATGGTAAACTTATGCTCACTTACCATATTGTTTAGTTTATCCCCATAAACTCCTGCTGCATTAACGAGAATTTTAGTCTTTATGGTTTTATCTTTAGTCTTTATTTCAAAACCATCTTCTAATTTAGTAATGCTTAATACTTCTGAGTTAAAGTTAAACTCTACTCCATTTACGTTAGCGTTTTCAGCCAGAGCTATGGTTAAATTAAAGGGACAAACAATGCCTCCTGTCGGTGCGTATAAAGCTGCAACCACTTCATCCGATACATTAGGTTCCATCTTTCTTACTTCGTCTCCAGATAGAATCTGAAGATTTGGAACTCCGTTGGTTTCTCCTCTTTTCTTTAATTCATAAAGCTTATCCATATCTTTCTCATCAAAACAAAGCACCAAAGATCCGTTTCTTCTAAAATGAAAATCTAACTCTTCTGCTAGTTTATCGAACATTAAATTGGCTTTAGCATTAAGTTTTCCTTTAAGTGTTTCAGGCAGTGCATCATGACCTGCATGAATGATAGCACTGTTCGCCTTACTTGTACCGCTGCATACATCATTTTCTTTTTCTAATACTAAGGATTTCAGTTTATATCTCGATATTTCTCTTGCGATAGCACAGCCTACGACTCCTGCCCCTACGATCACAACATCATACATACTATCACCTCATTTCTTTAATTAAGCAAAAAGAACCTAAGGACACTTGCTCCAGCAAGCAAGCGTATCCTTAGGTTCTCATCGTCTCAACCTAAATACATATATTTTTCTTTATACTTTATATGTACGTTATACTATATTATATTTTCGTGGATAAGAATATATTCTTATGTTTTAAATAATAATGCAGAATATTAACAAAGTCAAGTATTTTTTTAATTTGTCGAAAATTTAACAGATTATTACAAGCATTATTCACAGGAATTTAAGCGAATTACAAGTTTGTTTTAGTAAAATTATATATATATACAGTAGTTTTAATGAAAAGTTGTCTAATATTTAACAATCATTTTGTGCATTAAAGTTTAACCCTGTTTGGGCAAGAGCAACTTTCATATTGTACAAGAAAGAGGGCCACTTGTAAAATAATAAAGTTTGATCCCTTGCAAGCAAGACGAACTTCCATAGTACATAAAAAGCCTTGCTCAGGTATTGAGCAAGGCTTTACTTTATAGAATAGTATTAACGTTCCCGGCGGGATTCGAACCCACGGCCTACTGCTTAGGAGGCAGTCGCTCTATCCTACTGAGCTACGGAAACATACAATATAAAAGAATATTTTATCCTAACAACCATCTTTTATATTGTACCTATTTTATATTTCTTAGTCAAGTAGTGCTATGAAAATACAATCGTTCCCTGCATCCAGCATACACCCATAAATCTCATCCCAACTAAAGGGGTTCCGACCAATTCCTTCTCATTAATAACGATTTCAATCTTCATTTCCATGGTTTCAACCAGCATCCAGAATACCTTTTCTTTAGACTGCTCATTTTCAATGGTTTCTACTTCTACAATCGTACCTAATACAGAATAAGTGGCATCTAAATACTCAATCGGGATAAAATACCCTTCTACTACGGATAAAAAGTCTTCATATTGAAGTCTTTCTTCTATAATTTCAGCCGTTTCTTCTGCTTCCATATCCAGTATTTCCTGGGCCTCTTCATCGCCTTCTTTAGCCCTTTTTAGCAGCTGTCTTCGCCATTCTTTTTGTTCGTTTTCATATTCTATATCCGATTCCGTTTTTTCTACTGGAAGAATAACCGTTCCTTTAGAGGCTAAGCCGACGATCTTAATGCCTTCTATAGAGGCTTCTTTATCCTCTTCAACTTCTAAATACTCTATAATATTTTGAAGCTGAAATACAATTTCTGTTCCGGTTTGTTCCTCTTCACAAACAGCAAAATAATAATACTCTTCTTCTTGTTCAACTTCTACCTGGGATACGTCTATAATATACTTAGCTTCCGCATAAGGATCACAGGTTTCCAGATCAATATCCTTATCATTGTCTAAAAGCCCTCTTAAGACTATGCCGATTCTTTTGCCGTATTCTTTGAAATACTCTATAAACACATGATCATTATCATGATTGGTTACAAATTGCTTCGTCGCGTTCTTTAAAATCTGATCGATGATGCTATCCCACTGTTTCTTTTTGGTTATACCTTTAAAGCCTACTGCACTGATATATGATTCCATATTTTCCCTCCTTCCTGTACAAGAAAGCGTTAAAAACCACTCTCACTTGTGAAATAAGAAAGTTTTATCCTGACATCCAGGGGAACTTTCCAATTCCATAAAAAAACCCATAATGCAATAAAACTTTATTAAAGCTTTATTTTACAGGTTATTATATATTCCATTATTTTATTTTACAATAAAAATAAAAGAGAATTAGTTGCCATTGTATATTAACATTTTTTAGGGTGTATATCAATAATTAATCATTATATAAAAATAAAACCTCTATCTTTGATTTTTCTCAAAGACGGAGGCTTTTATACCGCACGCAGAAGGATTCGAACCCTCGACACTCTGATCCGAAGTCAGATGCTCTATCCAGCTGAGCTATGCGTGCATCCATATTTAGCAAAAGTCATTATATCACATATGTTTTATAAAAACAATGGTATATTTTTGTTGAACAGATAAAAACCTTAGACTAACTTTAGCGTTATTCTAAGGTTTTTTATTACTTTATATAAATTTAAGAAAATGAGGGGCTAGGATTATATATTAAATGTTATAATGGATGCTTTTAAATCTTCCGCCATATTCATTAATTTATTCGCTGAACAAGAAATTTGTTCCATGGCCGCTGCTTCTTCCTGGGCTGTGGCGCCTAAGGTTTGAATCGTATGGGATGAAACTTGGGTTGCTTCCATGATTTGTTTCATATCTAAATAGATTTCTTTATTATAGGCAATAATGTTTTGAATAGCAGTTGATAACCTTTTAATTTCATCCAATACATTTTCATTCTTTGTTTGGATGATTTCAAATTTATTACCCACTTCATGGACAGACTTATTGCCGCTTTGAACCATTTCAGTGCCTTTATGAATGGACTTAACCGCTTGTATCGTTTCAGATTGAATCTCAGAAATAATATTAGTGATTCCTTTTGTTGCTTGTACGGATTCCTCGGATAATTTTTTAATTTCATCGGCTACAACAGCAAAGCCTTTTCCGTTTTCCCCTGCTCTGGCGGCTTCTATGGCGGCATTTAATGCTAACAAATTGGTCTGCTCAGAGATTCCATTAATTAAATCAACAATGCCTCCGATTTTTTTAGTTTTATTATTGAGTTCTAAAACTACTTTTTCCGATTCTTCAATCACACCATTAATGGTTGACATTTGATCCATCGCTTCTCTGCTTTGAAGATTGCCATCATAAGCAAGCTTTGATGCTTCGTGGGAGGTATGCTTTACTTTTTCTGCATTCTCTCCTGCTTGCTCAATCATAGTAGAAAGTTCATCAATAAGAGAGAATACATTATTGATCTTTTCAGTTTGAAGCATGATACTTTCTGCAATCTGATTAATGGATTCTGCGATTTGTTGAGCGCCTTGACTGTTTTCTTCGGCACTATTGCTTAATTCTTTTGAAGTTTTATTGGTTTCAATAATGCTATGACGGATTTTTCCAACAATTTCTTTTAACTTCTCTACCATTTCATTAAAACCAATTCCTAGCTGTCCCAGTTCATCCTGAGATATAATTTTAACTTTTTGTGTTAAATCGCCCTTTGATACTTTTTTTGAAATTTCTAACATCTTAGAAATGGGTTTTCTGATAGCGATACTAAGATATATTCCAATCATTACTGCAAAGATAACGCAAATCAAAATAACGATTGGCAAAATCATCTTTTGCTTTTCAAAGATTTGCTGACTATATAAATAGGCTTCATTGGAATGGGTTCTATTAAATTCTAAAATTACTTCTAAACTTTTATTCACTTCATCAAAAACCTCTTTTGATTCCCGTTCTAGAACTTTACTTGCTTCTATATTTTTTAAATCCCGGCTTAAGTTAATTAATTCTTCACTAATTTTCATATAGTCTGTCCACTTATTTTTTAACTCTTCTAATAGGAGTATATCTTCTTCCAGTACTCCTGAATGGGACTGATCTATTTGCAATTTGCTTTCTATAGCCTCCTCCATCTTTTTTGTGATTTCTTTCATAGAGTTTTCTATAATACTTTTCTTAGATAAGGTATCACTGACTATATGTTTGGATTCTTCTATTCTATACTCTAAGGCATATCCATGGATTGTATGGGCAATGTCTACCCCTTCAAGCCATATGGAGTTGATTTCTTCTGATTTTTCGTTGACTTTTTTAAGAGCTCCTAAGCTATAAAATCCTAGTAGTGTTAAAACAGCGATTATGATGGCAAAACCTATGGCAATTTTAAATCGAATCGAAACTTTCATAGCTTATCCCCCTATATGCATGAAATAGCACTCATTTATTAAAATTGTAGATCTTAGGCTCCTTTCAGTAAACATGATGATTCTTAGGTGTTAAGGTGTAATTATGTTAGACATTCTGCCCGGAGGGCTTTTTATTGCATAGGAAATCCGGAGGAATTTCCTATGTAATAGAAAAAAGGAGGCCGTTTTGACCTCCTCTCTAATGCTTGTTTTTTATTAGCTTTTTAACATGATTGATAATATCTTGAGCAGTTAATCCATATTCTTTTAATAAATCTTCTGGTGTGCCTGATTTACCAAAGCAGTCTTGTACTCCTACTCGGCTCATAGGTACTGGATATTTTTCTGATAATACTTCTGCTACTGCACTTCCTAATCCGCCTATAATATTGTGTTCTTCTGCTGTAACTATAAATCCTGTTTCTTTAGCTGCTTTAATAATAATCTCTTCATCAATTGGCTTTATGGTATGAATATTAATTACTCTTACGTTAATGCCTTCTTCTAATAGTTGTTTTCTTGCTTCTAAAGCTTGGGGTACCATTAAACCATTGGCAATGATGGTTCCGTCATTGCCTCCTGCTAAGAGCACTCCTTTTCCTAGTTCAAACTTATAGGTTTTCTCATCATTGACCACTGGAACTGGCAGACGACCAAAACGCAAGTAGACTGGTCCTTTATGGTCGATAGCTGCTTTTACCGCTTCTTTTGCTTCAACAGCATCTCCCGGGCTTATAATGACCATATTAGGAATTGTTCTCATTATCCCAATATCTTCTAAGCACTGATGGGTCGCTCCATCTTCTCCTACAGATATTCCTGCATGGGTTGCTCCTATCTTCACATTTAAATTAGGATACCCAATAGAATTTCTAATCTGTTCAAATGCTCTTCCTGCTGCAAACATTGCAAAGGAGCTGGCAAATACCACTTTCCCACAAGCTGCTAAACCCGCTGCAGTGGATAACATATTGCCTTCTGCAATACCTGCACTAATAAATCTATCCGGGTATTTTTTCTTAAATAAATCTGTTTTGGTTGACTTTGATAAATCCGCATCTAGTACAATAATATCTTTTCGTTCCCCTAGTTCTTCCAACGCTTCCCCATAGGCTTGCCTTGTAGCTATTTTTTGACTCATGACAGCACCTCCAACTGAGCATTCAATTCCTTAATCGCTTGTTCATAAAGTTCCGTTTCCGGTGCTTGACCATGCCATTGGGCTTTATTTTCCATAAAGGACACACCTTTACCTTTGATTGTTTTTGCAATGATAACCGATGGTTTTCCTTTTACATGATTGGCTTTTTCAATAGTTTCTTCTATTTCTGCTAAATTGTGTCCGTCAATAATATCCACATGCCATCCAAAGGCTTTAAATTTTTCATCTATTGGCAAGGGGTTCATTACCTCTGTGATCTCTCCATCGATTTGAAGTCCGTTAAAATCAACAAAAGCTATAATGTTATCCAATTTGTGATGTGCTGCAAACATAGCAGCTTCCCAAACCTGTCCTTCTTCTATTTCCCCATCTCCGAGAATAACATAGACTTTATATGTTTTATTATCCAGTTTGCCTGCTAAGGCCATTCCATTGGCTGCTGAAAGACCAAGCCCCAAGGAACCTGTTGACATATCCACCCCGGGAACCCCTTTCATATCCGGATGTCCTTGAAGGTAGCTATTGGCTTGACGAAAGCCCTTTAAATCTTCTACCGGGAAAAATCCTCTTTCTGCTAAAGCCCCATATAAAGCTGGAGAACAATGACCTTTTGATAAAACAAGCCTATCCCTGTCTTCCCAGTTTGGATTTTGAGGATTAATGTTCATTACTTTAAAATATAAAACCGCTAATATATCTGCAATAGATAGGGAGCCTCCAGGATGCCCTGAATTTGCACTATATATAGCATCAATTGCATGCTTTCGAATTTTTGCTGCTGCCAAAGGTATATTTATACTGCCATCCATATACTGACCCCTTCCATCTTTTCATGTAACTTTCTTTTATATATCTTCATAGCACAATATGCTGCTTTCCCGTATAATAAGTCTTGGTTGAAAGATAATCTTTTTGGGACTGCCCTGTTCTTCCTTTCTTAATCTTTTAAAAATAAGTTCCGCCGCTGTTCTTCCTATCTCTGCCTGTGCTATGGCAACACTGCTCATTTTAGGTTTTAATCTATGGGTTAAATCTATATTGTCCATTCCAATAATAGAGATATCTTTTGGAATGTGTAGGCCCGCCTCTTCAAAAGCTCTTATAGCTCCAATGGCCATAATGTCATTGGCAGCACAAATTGCTGTAGGTCTTTGTTTAAGGGATAAAAAGTATTTGCCTGCTTCATAGCCTGTACTTTCAACCCACTTTTCTCCAAAAAAGACCAATTCGTCCTCCAGGGTTAAGCCACCATCTATCAGGGATTGACTATAGCCTCTGTATCTTTCTCTAAATACAACAATATCTTTATTGCCCCCGATATATCCAATACGGGTATGTCCTTGTTGAATCAAATGCTGAGTGGTCATATATATTCCTTTTTGGGTGTCCACTCCAATATAATCAAAAGGATCCGTTTGATTTCCTCCAATTTCACTAACACCCATACTGCTTAACACCAGCGGGCAACTGATTTTCTTGATTTCTTGTAAATGTTTTTTTGTGAAATTTAGATTGACCATAATCATTCCATCAGCTAACTGTTCATGAAGCATTTTTAAAACTTTTATTTCTTGTTCAACTTTTCCCTCTGTATAATACAGTATTAAGGAATAATTATTATACTGCGACACTTCTTGAATTGCCTTAATCATATCGATATAGAACGGGTTATCCATATCAGGGATGGCTAAAAGAATTAAACCGGTTCTTTTTGTTTTTAGAGTTCTTGCAGCACGATTGGGAATATATTCAAGCTTTTTTGCAGCTTCTTCGATTCTTAGTCTTGTTTCTTCCTTGACGTACCCAATATTATTTAATGCCCTCGATACCGTCCCAGGGGATGTATTTGCTAATTTTGCAATATCATAGATTGTAACATCTTTTTTATCAGTATTCTTTTTTTCTGCCATAATTTTCTCTCCATTTATATAAAATCGATTGCATACTGATATAAGTGTACACTGGATAGCTTACAAAAACAAGAACTCTTTTTGTTTTATAGTATCTTTTATGCCATAGAATCTGGTTTGGCAACTATTTTCTTTTTTAATTTTGCATATCTGGGCAAGCCATTTTCTGTAGGGATCAATACCTCTCCCAAAATAAGCGGAGAAAGATACTCGATACACTCTTTTGTTACATAATTGCCTTCTTTATTAATCCAATGGCTGGGTATCTTTTTTTCAAAATTTGCAACCTGATTGATATCAACAAGCTCTGTTTCACACACATATGGTGTATTGCTAACTCTTTTTAGTCCTACCATATATCCGGATTTTCCTTGCATTCCGTATAATACAGCCTGCTGTCCTACCATGTATGCTTCGTCTATATCTGTTTTTGACCCATAGTGCATGGCACATCTTTGGAGGATATTTAATTCAATTTTCTTTACTCTTTTTTCGATGTTTTCTTTTACATATCTTTCTAAAACAGAACCAACGCCCCCTAATTGGGCATGTCCAAAATTATCATGTCCTCCGACAGATTCCAGGGTTGAAATGTATCTTCCATCCTTATCTTTGATTCCTTCTGAAACAACAATCATAACTTTGCCTTTTTCTTCATATACTTTTCTTACATCTTGCTCAAAGCGTTCAAAGTCAAATGCAGCTTCTGGAAGGTATATTAAATCTGTAGCTTTTGTTAAAGCGGAAGCTGCAGCCAGCCAACCTGCATTTCTTCCCATAACTTCAACAATAGTGATAATATTAGATTTATATACATCTGCGTCATGAGACATCTCTAGAATACTGGTTGCAATATATTTAGCGGCACTTCCAAACCCTGGACAGTGGTCTGTTCCTACCAAATCGTTATCAATGGTTTTGGGTACACCAATCACTCGAATGTCATAATTTATTTTTTGGGCGTATTCATGAATCTTTTTTACAGTATCCATGCTGTCATTTCCGCCAATATAAAAGAAATATCTGATGTTGTACTTATTAAATACCTCAAATATCCTTTCATAATCAGAAGAATCATCCTGTTTTAGACGATAGCGGCAAGAACCAAGGGCAGAAGAAGGGGTTGTTTTGAGTAATTTTAGCTCCTCTACGTCTTCTTCATCAAAGTCAAAAAGCTCTTCATTTAAGATACCTTCGATACCATTTCTTGCACCAAATACTTTTTCGATAGGCTTTTGGTTTAAAGCCTCAAAGATTGCCCCACAGGCACTGGAATTAATGGCTGTAGTAGGGCCTCCTGATTGTGCAATGATACAATTTCCAGAAATCATATGTTCACTCCTTATTTTCTTTTGATCTGCTCTCTAAGATAAGATCCATGATTTTTCTAAAGGATTTTGCATCCCATGCAGAACGGCCGATAAAAAGCCCATCAATATGAGGCTGATGATAAAGCGGCACGGCATTATCATGATTAACGCTTCCTCCATAGAGAATAGGAATTCCTTTCACAATTTCATCATTATACATCTCTCTTAGGACATTGTAAATAAGTGTGTGAACTCTTCCTGCATAATCTGGGGAGGCAGGAATTCCATTTTCACCTATGGCCCATACTGGCTCATAAGCTATCCAAACTTTTTTTGCGTCTTCTTCTGAAACATTATGAAGGGCTATCTTTATTTGTCTTGCTATGACTTCACTGGTTACGCCATATTCTTTTTCTTCTATTTTTTCGCCAACACAAATTAATGGTATAAATCCGTATTTAAGAGCACTCAGAACCTTTTTATTAACCGTATAATCTGTTTCATTATAGTATTGTCTTCGCTCGGAATGTCCGATTTCTATGATATCGATCCCTATTTCTTTTAACATCTTTGGAGAAATTTCTCCTGTGAAGGCCCCTTCTTCCTCCCAGTGCATATTCTGAGCCCCTAATAGTATTTCACTGTTCTTTACCAACTTCTTTACTGCTTTTAAATCGGTATACGGGGGAATAATAAAAATCTGAAACTCCTTAAGCTCTTTTGTTAATTCTATTAAGGAAGAAGTATAGGAAAGGGCTTCTTCTTCTGTTTTATGCATCTTCCAATTTGTACCCAATAATAATTTCTTCATGGTATCCACCTCCTGCAACGCATCACTTAGATTTATAACTGTAAACTTTAATATTGTCTTTGTATAAAACATAAAAGATGTTTCTCAATTAAAAACTTTGTTGCCTTTTATATCTTTATCTTATTCCATATGTTTCTTTAGTTCTGCATCAAGCATCT
The genomic region above belongs to Defluviitalea saccharophila and contains:
- a CDS encoding NAD(P)/FAD-dependent oxidoreductase is translated as MNYDLVIIGGGPAGLAAAVAAKEDGIDNLIILEREDELGGILNQCIHNGFGLHTFKEELTGPEYAQRFIDKVNELSIEYKLDTMVLDITEDKTIYAINPKEGLLEIHAKAIILAMGCRERPRGALTIPGTRCSGIMTAGAAQKFVNMKNYMPGKEVVVLGSGDIGLIMARRMTFEGAKVKAVVELLPYSSGLKRNIVQCLDDYDIPLKLSHTVVNIHGKERLEGVTIAKVDSNRKTIKETEEYISCDTLLLSVGLLPENELSRKVGVELSPVTGGAVVDNHFQTSVEGIFSCGNVLHVHDLVDNVTLESYSAGKNASKYLKGQLNKAETIKLKAVEGVRYTVPHYINPSTIEKDITIRFRVGDVFKGAAIAVYFDDTKVLNKKKRILTPGEMEEVKLTSDLFSQYPGVRTITLKVERS
- a CDS encoding NAD(P)/FAD-dependent oxidoreductase; translated protein: MYDVVIVGAGVVGCAIAREISRYKLKSLVLEKENDVCSGTSKANSAIIHAGHDALPETLKGKLNAKANLMFDKLAEELDFHFRRNGSLVLCFDEKDMDKLYELKKRGETNGVPNLQILSGDEVRKMEPNVSDEVVAALYAPTGGIVCPFNLTIALAENANVNGVEFNFNSEVLSITKLEDGFEIKTKDKTIKTKILVNAAGVYGDKLNNMVSEHKFTIIPRKGEYNLFDKYVGNLTDKTLFQLPTKLGKGVLVTPTVDGNLLVGPNAVDIEDKDDVSTTREGLDDIMERASLSVKSLPKGSIITSFSGLRARSEKDDFIIGEAPDVPGFINASSIESPGLTCAPLIGVMVSDIIKDKLKPQPNENFNPKRKGITRFNDLSLEEKKKVIKERPEYGRIVCRCESVTEGEIVDAINRPLGAKDLDGIKRRTRAGAGRCQSGFCISRTMELLHSELNIPPTEITKFGKASKILVGTNKESI
- a CDS encoding DUF3881 family protein, which codes for MESYISAVGFKGITKKKQWDSIIDQILKNATKQFVTNHDNDHVFIEYFKEYGKRIGIVLRGLLDNDKDIDLETCDPYAEAKYIIDVSQVEVEQEEEYYYFAVCEEEQTGTEIVFQLQNIIEYLEVEEDKEASIEGIKIVGLASKGTVILPVEKTESDIEYENEQKEWRRQLLKRAKEGDEEAQEILDMEAEETAEIIEERLQYEDFLSVVEGYFIPIEYLDATYSVLGTIVEVETIENEQSKEKVFWMLVETMEMKIEIVINEKELVGTPLVGMRFMGVCWMQGTIVFS
- a CDS encoding methyl-accepting chemotaxis protein, whose amino-acid sequence is MKVSIRFKIAIGFAIIIAVLTLLGFYSLGALKKVNEKSEEINSIWLEGVDIAHTIHGYALEYRIEESKHIVSDTLSKKSIIENSMKEITKKMEEAIESKLQIDQSHSGVLEEDILLLEELKNKWTDYMKISEELINLSRDLKNIEASKVLERESKEVFDEVNKSLEVILEFNRTHSNEAYLYSQQIFEKQKMILPIVILICVIFAVMIGIYLSIAIRKPISKMLEISKKVSKGDLTQKVKIISQDELGQLGIGFNEMVEKLKEIVGKIRHSIIETNKTSKELSNSAEENSQGAQQIAESINQIAESIMLQTEKINNVFSLIDELSTMIEQAGENAEKVKHTSHEASKLAYDGNLQSREAMDQMSTINGVIEESEKVVLELNNKTKKIGGIVDLINGISEQTNLLALNAAIEAARAGENGKGFAVVADEIKKLSEESVQATKGITNIISEIQSETIQAVKSIHKGTEMVQSGNKSVHEVGNKFEIIQTKNENVLDEIKRLSTAIQNIIAYNKEIYLDMKQIMEATQVSSHTIQTLGATAQEEAAAMEQISCSANKLMNMAEDLKASIITFNI
- a CDS encoding transketolase family protein, with amino-acid sequence MSQKIATRQAYGEALEELGERKDIIVLDADLSKSTKTDLFKKKYPDRFISAGIAEGNMLSTAAGLAACGKVVFASSFAMFAAGRAFEQIRNSIGYPNLNVKIGATHAGISVGEDGATHQCLEDIGIMRTIPNMVIISPGDAVEAKEAVKAAIDHKGPVYLRFGRLPVPVVNDEKTYKFELGKGVLLAGGNDGTIIANGLMVPQALEARKQLLEEGINVRVINIHTIKPIDEEIIIKAAKETGFIVTAEEHNIIGGLGSAVAEVLSEKYPVPMSRVGVQDCFGKSGTPEDLLKEYGLTAQDIINHVKKLIKNKH
- a CDS encoding transketolase; this translates as MDGSINIPLAAAKIRKHAIDAIYSANSGHPGGSLSIADILAVLYFKVMNINPQNPNWEDRDRLVLSKGHCSPALYGALAERGFFPVEDLKGFRQANSYLQGHPDMKGVPGVDMSTGSLGLGLSAANGMALAGKLDNKTYKVYVILGDGEIEEGQVWEAAMFAAHHKLDNIIAFVDFNGLQIDGEITEVMNPLPIDEKFKAFGWHVDIIDGHNLAEIEETIEKANHVKGKPSVIIAKTIKGKGVSFMENKAQWHGQAPETELYEQAIKELNAQLEVLS
- a CDS encoding LacI family DNA-binding transcriptional regulator — its product is MAEKKNTDKKDVTIYDIAKLANTSPGTVSRALNNIGYVKEETRLRIEEAAKKLEYIPNRAARTLKTKRTGLILLAIPDMDNPFYIDMIKAIQEVSQYNNYSLILYYTEGKVEQEIKVLKMLHEQLADGMIMVNLNFTKKHLQEIKKISCPLVLSSMGVSEIGGNQTDPFDYIGVDTQKGIYMTTQHLIQQGHTRIGYIGGNKDIVVFRERYRGYSQSLIDGGLTLEDELVFFGEKWVESTGYEAGKYFLSLKQRPTAICAANDIMAIGAIRAFEEAGLHIPKDISIIGMDNIDLTHRLKPKMSSVAIAQAEIGRTAAELIFKRLRKEEQGSPKKIIFQPRLIIRESSILCYEDI
- a CDS encoding 6-phosphofructokinase; translated protein: MISGNCIIAQSGGPTTAINSSACGAIFEALNQKPIEKVFGARNGIEGILNEELFDFDEEDVEELKLLKTTPSSALGSCRYRLKQDDSSDYERIFEVFNKYNIRYFFYIGGNDSMDTVKKIHEYAQKINYDIRVIGVPKTIDNDLVGTDHCPGFGSAAKYIATSILEMSHDADVYKSNIITIVEVMGRNAGWLAAASALTKATDLIYLPEAAFDFERFEQDVRKVYEEKGKVMIVVSEGIKDKDGRYISTLESVGGHDNFGHAQLGGVGSVLERYVKENIEKRVKKIELNILQRCAMHYGSKTDIDEAYMVGQQAVLYGMQGKSGYMVGLKRVSNTPYVCETELVDINQVANFEKKIPSHWINKEGNYVTKECIEYLSPLILGEVLIPTENGLPRYAKLKKKIVAKPDSMA
- a CDS encoding triose-phosphate isomerase, yielding MKKLLLGTNWKMHKTEEEALSYTSSLIELTKELKEFQIFIIPPYTDLKAVKKLVKNSEILLGAQNMHWEEEGAFTGEISPKMLKEIGIDIIEIGHSERRQYYNETDYTVNKKVLSALKYGFIPLICVGEKIEEKEYGVTSEVIARQIKIALHNVSEEDAKKVWIAYEPVWAIGENGIPASPDYAGRVHTLIYNVLREMYNDEIVKGIPILYGGSVNHDNAVPLYHQPHIDGLFIGRSAWDAKSFRKIMDLILESRSKENKE